TTTTCGAGCCTCTTTTCTGTTTGGCGGCCCTCGCGGCCCGGTCTTCCTTCGCCTTCGCTGTTTTTGCCTTCTTCGTATAATCCCTGAGATAATCTCCGTAGGTTTTCTTAAAATTAGGGATGGTTCGAAGCGCCTTGGCCTTTACCCCGGTCCCGGAAACATACACCTCCTGAATATTCCTCAGCCCCTGACCCCCTGCAGTAATTTCCAAAGAACTTCCCTGTTTCGCCCCCGCCGGATAAACATACGCGATATGGGACGCGGATTGACCGGGCTCAACACACCACCCAGCCGACGGAATCAAGAGCGATAGCAGAAAAACAAAGGTATATCGATGCATGATAAAATGAAACTACATGATTTCTTTCAGGCGACCTTTACCTTTGGTGGCGATCGTAATCGGCACCTGCTCACCCCGGCCATTTGGCAGGGTTCCTTCGGGATTAATACCCAACTTATCGTAGATGCTACCAAGAAAGTCCTGAGGATAGACCGGGCGATCGGCAACCTCCATCCCCTTGTCATCGGAGGCCCCCACCACATGGCCTCCGGTAAAACCGCCACCACCAACGAAGGCGGAAAAACAAGCTCCGTGGTGACCGCGCCCACCGTTCCAAGGCTCTTTCCACAGCACCTTGGGAGTTCGCCCGAATTCTCCGGAACACCAAACAATCGTGCTGTCCAACAATCCACGCTGCGCCAAATCTTCAAACAAGGTGGCAATCCCCTGGTCCATCTGTGGCATCTTCTGGTTCATCTCATTGAAGTGCCTTTTATGCGTATCCCAGCCCTTGCAATTAATCGTGATATATTTCACTCCATGCTCGACCAAACGGCGAGCCGTTAAACAGGACTGGCCAAAAGTATGACGCCCATATTGATCGCGTAGGGCATCGGGTTCCGAACTCAAGTCAAAGACCTTGCGAGCATCCCCGAGAATCATCGAATAAGCCGCCTCCTCACACTCATCGAGCTTTTTGAAGTCGCGACAATTCGGATTGGCCTTACCAAGCGTATCCAGCGAGTGCAACAAATCACGCCGGCTCTGTTGGCGCGCGTCCGTAATACCTTTGGCAATGATCCCCTGTACGGAAAAGGGATCTCGGTTAGGATCACCCCCCGTGGAAAACGGCTTGTATCTTGGCCCGAGAAATCCTTCCTCGGAAAAACGACCATGTGGTTGAGTCAAAACAATGTATGGGGGAAGCAGTCCCTTATACCCATGATCGTATCCCTTGAATTTCGATACCACCGATCCGATGCAAGGGTATACCTGACCATCCCCCGGTGAGCGCCCGGTCTGCATCAGGTAGGATGCGGTTTCGTGGGCATTGACGCCATGGGTCATACTGCGGATCAATGAAAACTTGTCCGCCTGCTTCGCCATCAATGGCAGACGGGAATTCAACTGCATTCCATCGGCAACCGTCGAGATCACTTCATTGTATGGGCCACAATAATCCGATCCCGCTTTCGGTTTCGGGTCAAAGGTGTCAAGATGGGATGGCCCACCCCACATCCAAATTTCAATCACCGCTTTGGCACCCGTTGAGGGTGCGTCGCCTGACGCAGCTTTTTGTTCGGCTGCCACGCCCAAGGACTGAGCCAGTGGCAGGCCTACTGCGGCGGCGGCCCCGGTTTTCAAGAGTTCTCGCCGTGATATTCCGTTCGCTAATGATCCATCTGCCATGATTCGAATGTGTTAGTGTTTATATAAAAACTCCTTGGTATTGAGTAACGCCCAGGCAAGGTCATGGGTTCCGGACCACAGCCCGCTCTTATTGCTTTTTTGATCAAAATACCCCAGAGCGATCTTCATCTCCTGATCTGTTGGTCGACGGGATAAAACACGCAAGTAGACTTTCCGGACAATCCCCTTTCGGTCTCCTCCCCCCTCTCTCAAAACCCGCTTTAAATACGGGCTATTGCTCACTCGCTGATGCATTTCTGCTGAGTTCAACATGTACATTCGCTGGAAATCCGTCGGGTTGTGTTCCCGTTCCGATTCATACCCCTTATCCCGACTCGGGCGTCCGAACATATCCAAAAACTGGCTGGTGATGCTCCCATCGGCCAAGGTGATCGTCCGGTAATCTTCAGGGATAAAAGTAAAAGGCTCAGGGATCGGACTCCAGTATTTTTCATGCGTCCCTCCAAAGCCATTCAGAGCATCAATCAGAACCTCGGCATCAAGCCTCCTCATGGTGTAGTGCGCGAAGTATGCTCCCGCATAAGGGCTCTTGCTACGTGGAATACACGACTGCTGATAGGTCTGGGAATTCAAGATCATTCGAAACAGCGACTTGAGATCATATCCGCCCCCCACAAACTCAGTCTGCAAGTATCTCAGCAACTCGGGGTTGGCGGCCGGATTATTCGGCCGGATATCATCAGGTTCGTGAATGATGCCGCGTCCCAGCAACCAGTACCATACCCGGTTACAGATCGCGCGGGAAAACCATGGATTTTTCTCCGTGATCAACCAGTCGGCAAAAGCAACCCTGGGATCATCACCTACCGCTACGATCGCCTTTTTGCGGTCGGGAAACATGACGGCCAGCGGCGTGTTACTCGCTGGGTCAAGGTGCACAATCTCCTCTTTCCATTCGACGGTTTTTTTGTAGGCCACCCTCGTAAAGAGATTGGCCATGGCCTTGCGGTCAGCATCCGACCAATGCTCGATGCGAACTCCCATGAAGGTGAGCGCGACCATCTCGGCGATAGCCTCCGGCTCCGTCCCCTGCACCGCACGGTAGAAATTCACCGCAGGCACCCGAAAATTACTACCACTTGCCGTCAATAACTCGCGTGCAAACTGGTCATAGGGTCGGTTTTCCTTAATCGCATCCCTAATCCAACGATGATAGCTCTGAACTCCGTTAGGCCACAGGTTTACTGGAAATTCCGATTTCACCCGTAGCAAATCACACCACTTCAAGGTCCAATAATCCGTAAATTCGTCCTTCTCCAGCAAGGCATCGATCAGCTTTGCACGCTTTTGTTCGTCGCTGCTGTTTAGGAAATAGAGCACGTCTTTGGATGGAGGGAGTGTCCCGGTAACATCCAGATAAACGCGCCGGATAAACACCTCGTCCGAACAAGGGCGGGCGGGCTCAATCCCTTTCTGCTTCAGCTGCTTGCGAACAATCAAATCGATTGGAGTGGGGCGAACTTCACGGCCCCCTTCGTATGGTCGCACCAATCGATCAGCAACACGGTGATCTGACTTCGATACCTCAGCCTTCCTGGCAGCTGAAGACGTTCGGGAGGCTTGAGTGGAACCGGTGTCTGATGCAGCCTTCCGAGCGAGTGGATTCGCCTGATCCGCCGCCGCCAACGAGTTCCCGCTTAACACAAGCAACAAGATAATACCCACCACAGACAGACCTCTGGACTGCCTCCCCCTCTTCGGTTTAAAGCACAAATGCATTCGCTATGGGGAAAAACCTTTCCCAGTGCATATAAACGTAGTGCCGCAAGAAATATTGCACAGAAAAAAAATACTTTTTTGTGATGACAGGGCGTATGCTCTCCCTAGCGTGTATGTATGACCCCTCGTTATGGTTCAGTGGCTGTGATCACCCTTCTTTCCCTGGTTTCATGCTCGACAAACACACAGCAACAACAGCGCCCCCCCAACATTCAACCACCCTCCACGGCTCTTCCTAGACCCGCAAGCACTCCAGCACCAGAAGACCCCACTCCCGAACCTGCGGCATACCCTCCTGCAAAACAAGCACGGTGCCCACTACGCTACCACCACACCTCGCGCAACGGCATCGTTCTCTCTTTGGTTTCATTCGACGACCGACAGTTCCGGCTTCAGGTCGCAGACCAAGCCAATGGTCCTGGATCGATCTGGCGAAGTTCGGAAGCCGCAGCCGCAGCCCATGACGGAATCGCCGCCATCAACGGAGGCTTTTTTACCCCCGAAGGAAAACCCCTCGGCCTCGTGGTTAGTCGAGGTAAACAAGGTGGGTATGTCAACAAATCCTCTTTGGGCACTGGGCTCTATCTCAGCACCGCCGAAGTATCCCGGATTGTCAGCCGCCAAAGCTACCAACATTCACCCGGCCAATGGGGCAAGGTTCAGGATTTGCTCCAGACCGGCCCCTATTTATGCCGTCAGAGCCAACCGGTAAGTGGACTTTCCTCCAATAGCCAAAGACCGCGCAGCTTCATCGCTTGGGACGGCCAACACCACTGGGCCATTGGCCATGCCGCAAACTGCAGCCTCAAAGCCTTGTCGGCAGCTCTGGCAGGCAAAGCTCCGGCAGGCTTTGCCATTCACACCGCCATCAATCTCGACGGCGGCAGATCCTCCGACCTCTGGGTCGGTTCTCAGGTTGAAAATGGAAACCACACACATCGCGGGTTTCTCAATAAACCCGTCAGAAACTATCTCATTCTCAAACCCAAATAATACCACTCCAGAGTCGAGGGATGGTCGGTTTGGGGGAACTAACCACCACACTCAACAGAAGCCCCCTGCTACCTTACGGGCAGTTTTATACCAACTACGGCTGCTTGGGCGGGAGTAACTGCCCCGAACCAATGGCCGATCCAAATTCATCATCCGGAACAATCAAAGCCCTTGGCCGGCCGGACTCAGCCTGCAGGGGACGGAACTGGGTGCTATGAGAGTCCACACGGAATGTCAGCTCATCCATATCCCGGTTCGTTTCGGATAGTTGCGCCCTCATCACTTTTTGTTCCTTCCGAATTTCCTTCAAAAGCTCCACCAAAGCCGACTCCCTGGCATCGAGGGATGCTGCTTGATCCGCCACCGCAGAAGAAGCATGTTGGGTAATTGCGGGGCCGGGTTGCTCCGTGGCGACTAGTTTAACCGAAACTTTCTTGGAAGGATCCGAAACCAGCGGACTGCTCTTGGGACTGACCTGCGCAGGGGCGACAACCGGAGCCTCCTTATGGGAAAGCATGCCTTGGACCTGCTGGTAATGAGTGCCGGTAATACCAATCATGGCTCCGAGCGCCATGGTGGACGAAATGAGGTTTAGCGTATTCATGGTTGTGGTGTTTGTGGTAAGGATGAAAGAAGTTGCTGCAAGCGGTTGATTGCCTGGGACGTTTGTTTTTCGGTGTGTTCAATTTCCTCGGTCGAGTGCTGTAGGATCGCACCGATCGTCTCATTCTGCATGTAGGTCAGCTCCGGCCGATACCCAGGTTCTGCAATGCGGATCACATTGCGCCCGTCACTGGCGGGAACCAAAACGTATGGAGTAATGGATAAATCAACCGACTTTTCGTCTGAGAGTTTAACGGTTGTGCGGTAAGGATCAACTCCAGAAGAAGCTGGAACAAATTTCCACCCCAGAGGGGGCGTATCCAAAGGCTTGGCTGGAAAGGGCGAGTATACCTTGATTTCTCCTCCGTTATTGGTGCCCCCGGAAGAGGATGCCACTTTTTCCACCTGAATCTGAATCCCCTCATGCTCGGGAACAACCACCGGTTCCGTTTCATCGTTAGAGCTTTCCTCCGCGTTCGCATCCACGCCTTCGGCTTCAGCGGGGTCAACCTCAGGTGAACTACCCTCCTTCGGTTTAACCAGTTTGGGTTCTTCTGTTTTTTCGGTTTTTGGATCCGGCGCGGCTGACGTTTCATCTTCCTCGATCACCTGAGCCCGCGGAGGAGCGGCTTGAGTGTCGTCAGCCGTCGAAGGCTCTTTGCCGTCTTGGGCATGAACTCCTGCCGTAGCCAGCAATGCTGTAATAATAATCGGTGATTTTTTCATCCTCGTTTCAGACTTAAAGGGTTAAAGAAGTGGATTCAGGGTTCGATTTTAATGGTGGAGCCACTGTCCGGCAATCCCTCCCCGGACGAGCGTTGGCTATGGTTATACGGCAAAGACGGGCTGTCTGCTCGAAGCGAACCGGCTGGAACCGTTTTCTCCAAGAGCTTGTTCCAATCGCTAAGCAAGGCGTTTCCCTCCTGCTTTACACGAGCAAGATTGCTCTCGTAGACCATCAAGCGTCCCAAAATATCCCGAGCCTGCTGGATATCCGTCTGGGTCCAACGCATCGTGCGGGTTTCGTAGATCACGGGAACGTTCAAAACAATTTTAGCAATCTCCCCGTCACCCGCATCGGCAGATAAGATGTGCTGCACCCGGGCATTGGTTTTCTCCCAACCTGATCCGTCTCCTGCGGTTGCCAGCTTTCTGGGGTCAAGCGGCTTAGGCGAGCCAGCCCCTCCAGATATGGCAGAGCCCTTTCCTGCAGCCTTTTTTCCTGCCATTCCTGGCAAGGCATCATCAGAAGGCAAAAGATCCGACGGCCCGCTGCTCTTTGAGTTTTCGCTCCCGCCCCCGGATGATAAAACGCCCTTGCTTGGAGCCGAGGATCCTTGGGCTTGAACTTCGCCGCTTGAGACGATGACGGGCTTGGTCACATACAACCAGCACAGCACGCCAGAAAAACACACGCTGAGGGCAAGCAACCATGGATAGGCACGTTGGCCCGCCGATCCATGCGGTTTGCTTGCAGTTTTGTCTTGCTCCTTGGAATTGTTCATAGCGTTAAATCGTCACCTCCCGCGAGGCAACTTGTCAAATAAAAGTCTGAGTGGTGATTTTAATCGGTTTTGGGAATGGCTCCTGTCGAGCCTACAGAAATAGCGCGTGTTACCAGAACACGATGAGATCGAGGTGGCATTTTCACCATGGTCAGGCTGGTTCTTGTCACACTGATTTGGCGCATCATTTCACCTTTTTTGCAGATCCCTTGCACCCCGGCAATCACCTGCAGTTCGCCTGACGGCTTGGCCACTCCAATGCCATCAGAGCGGTAAATTTGGTAACTCGTGTAACTCTCCTCACCTGCCGTCCGGCAATAAACCCGAACGTCAATTCCATCGCTGTAGACTCGGTATTTTAAAGGTGAAATCACCACCGGCATCGCCTCTCCATTTTCCACCTTGATCTTGGATTTCAACTGGTAATGACCAATCAATCGAAACCCAGCTGGCAGGTTCGGAGGTGTATCCTGAGCCCACAAAGCCCCCGCCCCGCTGGCAATCACCATCAGGACCGAGAAAAAGGTCAATTTTACCATGTTCATCAATTGCATACTTCCTTAGGTACCCACATCCCACAGCCCATCATCCGTCTTACCGGACGGGTCGTAATCCCCCTCAATATAAGGAGGCGACTTGTCCACTTTGATCTGCAACGCATTGTCATCCAAATCAAAAACAATGATGTCACCCTCTTCAAGGTCATCGGTAGTTGGTTTTGTGTCGGTCAGAAAACCACCCCCATCGGCAAGATAGGGAATAATGTCGGCCATGGTCAGATCCTTGACCTCCTTCTGAGGATTATCGGCAAGGTATGTTCGCTGTGCTGAATATACGGCCCGCAAGCGGGTGCCAGCCTCAGACCCAGCCTGCCAATCACTGTAGCCCCCATAGATGTACACACTCACCGACAACAGCGTCAGCAGAACAGCTATGACCACTGTGAGCTCCATCAACGAAAATCCTGACACTTGTCCTGAAGCCTTTGTTTTTAATAATGTCTTCATCCTGATTTGTTATTACTTAAATTTAAACGGCTCATGTTTCTACCCGCCCATCTCGTTTATTGGAAATCCTTCATCGTCTCATCAAGAACCCGCATCAGGCCTTGATTTTGCATCAGTTTGAACGTGCCATAAAGAAACCCCAGTAATAAAACCAGACCGATCCCTCGCATGATCCACATTAAACTGAAGCTTTTCCCTTCAGGGGCAATCAATCTTTTATAACTCTTCGGGACTTCCACCACATGCGTGGCATACATCATATTATTTTCCTTCAAATGCGCGATCACCTGTTCCACTTTTTTTCCTGAAGCGATCTCGAGACAGTACCGATAATCCGCCTTCGACTTCTGATCCAGTTCCTTGATCACTACCCCGCGTGGCAACGGATCATCAGGAAGACGCATCGTCAGAATATGCGTCTCATAAAGAAACGTTTCCTTCAGCCATTGATCGAATTTAGTCTGCTGCATGGTATCAGGATCTCGGATTTACATCGCATTCTTCATCATCTGCGGCCCCATCATGAAGATCGGCAGAAAGGTTCCAATGAACACAGCTGCAATCAGGAGCACCGCAATCATCATGACGGAAAAACTAACCAGCTGACTGAAATCATCCATCAACTGCTCGGCATCCTCCTCATACATTTCAGCGAGCAAACCAAACTGGGTTCCCAGGGATGAGGATTTTTCACCGATGGCCACCATGTGTACCACCTGTGGGTCAACCGAAGTGTATTTATCAAAAGCCGAAGAAAGGGGAACTCCTGATTTTTCATACATATCGGCGGCTTTGCGTAATTCTCCATAGAAAGGAGTCTTCTTCACACTGTTGGCTGCCACCCTCAAGGATTTCGCCAGATTAATGCCGTTGGTGTAGAGCAGCTGGATCGTTGCGAGCACCGACATCTGCCGAAGGCTCATGATCATCAAACGAATCACCCGAAATCGGGCCATTGCAAGGTTCGTCGCGGCATTTCTCAATTTGAGGGAACGCCAAAACGCGATCACAATGGCGAGGATAATCGCCACCATATACGGCCAAATCTGCTGCATCAGATGACTCAATTTAAACGAAAGAGCCACAAATCCTTCGGGCTCGATCGACCCCATCATTTCCTTCACCTTCGGAACAATCTTGACCTGCGAATAAATAAAGGCACCAAACAAAACGGGAATCACAATACAAGGCATCATGATTAATTTGCGAATTTTTTTCCGGAACACAATCTCGGTTTTGATGCGTTTACCCAACTCGGCAAAAGCCGTATCCAGCTGTCCCGCATCACCACCGGCCTGGATCAATCCGACGATCATATCGTCAAATCGCTTCGATTTTTTAAAAGCGGTATGAATCGGAACCCCCTTGTTCAGGTCGTCATGGATCTGGGTCAGCGCAGAAACAAGCTCCTTGTTTGGGTGACCATGAGCATAATATTTGAGGGCGTCCGAGGTGTTGATCTGAGCCTTAAGCATGGACGCCAAGGACCGGAACATCTGCACCAACTCCTTGCGGGCAAATGGCTTGGTCTTCGGGGTAAACAAAGACGACTTGGTCTGGGCCTTGGCCGGGGTCTTCTGACCAGCTTTCGCCGCTAGGGTGTTGGATCTCGTGCTACTCATCTCAATGCTTGGTGCTTGATACGTGGGGCTCAGTGCAATAACGGGTATCCAGGGGGGATTCGCCAGCGCAAAAAAAGAATATTCTCGATCTAATCGTCAGTGCTCATGTCAATCATCTTACTAATCGCTGCCAAGTCCGTCTTGCCTTCGCGTAAAAGCTTCAAACCGTTATTTCGAAGATTCGGTAACTTTCCTTCCTCCTGAATCCTTAATTCCAGTTCATACGGTGTGATCTCTCCTTTGGAAAGCATATCCGAAACTTTAGGTGTGATCGGTATAATTTCCAAAATGGCCGTCCGGCCAGAATAACCCGTCTGATTGCACTCCTGGCAACCGTCGGCCGGATGTTCATACACCGTCTGGGTGGCCCAGGATTCATCAAGACCGTAGATCATTCTGTCTTTTTCAGATACGCCCTCGACCTCGATTTTACAATAGGGACAGAGCGTTTTGATCAAACGCTGGGCACAGGCTGCTTTGAGAGTCTGGGCAATTTTCCAGCGTTCGATTCCCAACTGCTCAAATCGCTCAATAATTTGGGACGCACGCGGCGTGTGAATCGTGGTCAGCACCTTATGACCTGTGACCGCAGCCTCAATCGCCAACTCGGCGGACTCGATGTCACGCACCTCACCCATGAGAATAATATCCGGGTCACTCCGCATGAAACTGGCGATCATCGGTTTAAATTCTCCTGGATTTTTCAAATCGCAGTGAGTGACCCCTGGAATTTCATCCTCCACTGGGTTTTCCAAGGTCAGGATGTTGACATCCGGAGTATTCATTTCCCGCAAAATCGCGTTCAAGGTCGTCGATTTTCCGGAGCCGGTAGGACCACTCATCACAATAATCCCAGCCGGGATTTTCATCACCTTGTCGATTGCCAACATCGTCTGGTCATCAAAGGCCAAAGAACCTTTACCCATCGCCACATTCAAGTGCCCTTTATCCAAGAGACGCATCGTGATGTGATAGCCCCGGTAGGTCCGGTGGCGCTCATAACGAATGTCAATTGGCCGACGGAAATAAGAAATAGTGAAACGACCGGAAATACCTGGCGTCGTGTGGCGAATCTCAGCCGGTAGTTTCATCAAGTTTAAAAGAAAAGCGTCCAAGCGATCCTTGAGCTTCATCGGAATCTCGGTCTTTCTGCCAAGATCTCCATCCAGACGGAAGGAATAATAAAAACTTTCCTTTTCCACTTTGAAGTGAATATCCGATGCCCGCTGTTTCACAGCGCGCGCCATAATCGTCGCAATCAATTGCGCCATCGGCTCGTCGTAATCCTTGGTAACATCGAAATCCTTGATTTCCTCACCTGTGTCCTCAACTTCGATCGACTCGAGCTCATCTTGGCTGGGACCGACATTCCCTGAGAGGGTTTCAACCGCCCGACTCACCTCGGAGGTCAGAGTCACGATCTTGACCATCTCAAGATCCGGAAAATGCATCGAGATATACTCGTCAGCAGCCGGACTCCACGGATTGGCCACAGCCACAATAATCCGGTATTCGTCCACACAAATCGGCGAAAAACCTCCACGGGTCAACACCGATGGGTCACACTTTTCAAGCAGTGCGACTTCAGTAAAATCGGCAACCTTTGGAAAAAAAGGCAGGCTGTTCACCTTGGCCACAGCCGCCATAAAGACACTCTTGGTGACCTTGGCATCCAACTGGGCATCATCAATCTCGCTTAAGGACGCATCGTGTTCCTCAAGTGCCTGCCGAATTCTCTGACTGATTAAGTCATTAAATTGGATTCCATCAAATTCTATCATTATCTTAATCCCAAGGGATGGTTTGAGTCTGGTTCTCTCTTTTCTTTTGCCTGCATCAAACGCCCCGATCCGGCATCCATATCATCAAGCGTTCAAGCTTTTTTCTCGCCCTTAGCTAGGGAAGTGTTTTTCACACATCTTCATCCAGCTGATTCGATCCAGACGCACGATACTGATGATCGGCTGGATCCCTCCCTCTTTTTTAAATTGTTCCTTGATCTCAGCAGCCAAGGAATCGGCAAAATAGGGGTTGATAGAGGCCAAGCCAATCACATCAAAATCCTCGGCAAAAGCAACCGGCACCATCATCAGTTTACACAAGCGATGGATCTCAGGCAGTTTGTCATAAAAACCATTCGGAGGAATCAACCGTGAGGCAAAAGGAACACGGGCTGGAACCTCAGGTAAGGAGCGGGCAAGTTTCATCGAGGCCATTTCCACCATCGAATCCAACATCGCACCTTCCGCAGCACGCATCCTGGTCAGGCAGTCAATGGGGTCCGCTCCCAGGCCTTGCGACCATTTGGCATGAACTTTCGCTGTGATCTGAGTGCAGGCCTCGGGGTCGGCCAAATCAAATTGCTGCAGCATCGTCAATGTCTGCATCAAAGCCAGTTCCATCACCATCGGCACCGGCTCCGCCGTCATTGTTGACGGAGCTGGTGCTTCGGATTCATCTGGCGAGGATGCGGCAAGCGTTGCCGCATCCTGCACCTTATGGTCTTGATCATTCATGAATGAATCAATTCGTTATTCCTCAAACTATCGCTGAGGGTAGCAATCCTGCTTAGGAGGCGCAGGGTAACAAACGGGTCCTTTTGGCTTCATGCCACGCACAGTCCGATCCCAGTTAGCCTCATGGGCTGGCCCTGGGTTATTTGCATCAATCCAATCATGGTCGTGTGAAATCGAATGATTCGCACGCACCCGCTCGGTCTGCTTGCGGTTGCTAGCAACACAGGCTGGATTGTAAGCAGTGGGAGTCACCACAAAGGCAAGACTGGCCTGTTCCTTGGTCTTGGATTTTGACTTAAAGAAGAAGTTCACCACGGGAATATCTCCCAGGAGAGGCACCTTGTTTTTGTCATTGCGCTCCTCAATTTTATAGAAGCCACCCACAATCAAGGAGTTCCCGTCAGGAATACGTGCAATATTCTCAACGGTGGCCTCACTGACCCGCGGGTAATTGTTTCCAGTCAAAGCACTTTCGACATACTCCACCACTTCAGCGTTACGAGGGCGCATCTTCATCCGGATTGTTCCGTCAGGCAAAAGACTGGGAGTCAGTGCAATCGTCACACCGATTTCGCGGGTTTTATCAGGGTCCGTTGAGTCCGACTCGTCGATACGGTAACGAACTTCCTCTGACACCTGAGAAGTGGACGTTCCCTGTGAAGTTGTCTGGGTAATGATTGGCACACGGTCGATCAAGGAAATATGGGCCTTTTCATTGTCCTCGGTGATGATCACTGGGTTGGACTTCTGGCTAAGCAGCCCACCTTCATTCAGAGCACGCAGCACAGCATTCAATTGCACAGGTGATAAAATGATATTTCCGGTTCCAGAAGGAACGGTCTCGTTACCTGTCACAGTTCCGGCAATACCGGCAAAGTCACCAGGCAGGCCAAACACACTGTTCAGACTGCGAACGATGTCAATGGACACACCTTGGGAGCCTAGGGAATTGGACCAGTCCACGCCGAAGTTTTGACCAACACCACTGTTCACACGAAGAATTTTCACTTCAACAACGATCTGGCCTTTCGGCTTGTCGATCTTACGTAGCAGACGATCCACCATCTCAATGTGATGGGCG
This genomic stretch from Oceaniferula marina harbors:
- a CDS encoding type II secretion system protein GspD — protein: MKKTIFMLMGGLLVSPMVSGQDGGAAAPPVVAPPAEEPADAPDTPVAPPADNAAGDTLPNTGDPVTADGEEAAPNPIEEADGGYMINDAKLNDIFQLLAKRANKQYFHNNKLNTEEYKVTGHLNADASPLTQMEELAFQYGLRMYVKGNTVYAMMSDQLEQLPAKEWTYSLRYLRPTDIEQIKALVQPMLTAGRGIVNYEPKTNTIVVIDTAHHIEMVDRLLRKIDKPKGQIVVEVKILRVNSGVGQNFGVDWSNSLGSQGVSIDIVRSLNSVFGLPGDFAGIAGTVTGNETVPSGTGNIILSPVQLNAVLRALNEGGLLSQKSNPVIITEDNEKAHISLIDRVPIITQTTSQGTSTSQVSEEVRYRIDESDSTDPDKTREIGVTIALTPSLLPDGTIRMKMRPRNAEVVEYVESALTGNNYPRVSEATVENIARIPDGNSLIVGGFYKIEERNDKNKVPLLGDIPVVNFFFKSKSKTKEQASLAFVVTPTAYNPACVASNRKQTERVRANHSISHDHDWIDANNPGPAHEANWDRTVRGMKPKGPVCYPAPPKQDCYPQR